A portion of the Toxoplasma gondii ME49 chromosome VIIb, whole genome shotgun sequence genome contains these proteins:
- a CDS encoding hypothetical protein (encoded by transcript TGME49_255860), which produces MSEPSSGVGTTKVEQRPADETSSGVEEASVEGTALGETISAVDSADAEQEPADESSSGVEESRLEGSPVGEAISGVETTKVEQRPADETSSGVEEASVEGTALGETISAVDSTNAEQGPADESSSGVEESRLEGSPVGEAISGVETTKVEQRPADETSSGVEEASVEGTALGETISAVDSANAEQGPADETSSGVEESRLEGSPMGEAISGVETTKVEQRPADETSSGVEEASVEGTALGETISAVDSADAEQEPADESSSGVEESRLEGSPVGEAISGVETTKVEQRPADETSSGVEEASVEGTALGETISAVDSTNAEQRPADESSSGVEESRLEGSPVGEAISGVETTKVEQRPAAETSSGVEEASVEGTALGETISAVDSADAEQGPAGETSSGVEESRLEGSPMGEAISGVETTKVEQRAADETSSGVEEASVEGTALGETISAVDSTNAEQEPTGETSSGVEESRLEGSPMSEPSSGVGTTKVEQRPADETSSGVEEASVEGTALGEAISGVETTKVEQRPADETSSGVEEASVEGTALGETISAVDSADAEQEPTGETSSGVEKSRLEGSPMSEPSSGVGTTKVEQRPADETSSGVEEASVEGTALGEAISGVETTKVEQRPADETSSGVEEASVEGTALGETISAVDSADAEQGPADDSSSGVEESRLEGSPMGEAISGVETTKVEQRPADETSSGVEEASVEGTALGETISAVDSADAEQGPTGETSSGVEESRLEGSPMGEAISGVETTKVEQRPADETSSGVEEASVEGTALGETISVVDSTNAEQRPTGETSSGVEESRLEGSPMGEAISGVETTKVEQRPADETSSGVEEASVEGTALGETISAVDSADAEQGPTGETSSGVEESRVESSPMSEPSSGVETTKVEQRPADETSSGVEEASVEGTALGETISAVDSADAEQGPAGETSSGVEKSRLEGSPMGEAISGVETTKVEQRPADETSSGVEEASVEGTALGETISAVDSTNAEQGPTGETSSGVEESRLEGSPVGEAISGVETTKVEQRPADETSSGVEEASVEGTALGETISAVDSADAEQGPADETSSGVDEASVEGTALGETISVVDSTNAEQRPTGETSSGVEESRLEGSPVGEAISGVETTKVEQRPADETSSGVEEASVEGTALGETISAVDSADPEQGPTGETSSGVEESRLEGSPVGEAISGVETTKVEQRPADETSSGVEEASVEGTALGETISAVDSADAEQGPTGETSSGVEESRLEGSPVGEAISGVETTKVEQRPADETSSVVANANGEGVPVAGTTRDSLDAR; this is translated from the coding sequence ATGAGTGAGCCGAGCTCCGGTGTTGGAACCACCAAGGTGGAGCAGCGGCCGGCAGATGAGACGAGCTCCGGTGtagaagaggcgagtgtgGAGGGTACAGCGTTAGGCGAGACGATTTCCGCTGTCGATTCCGCGGACGCGGAGCAAGAGCCGGCAGATGAGTCGAGCTCCGGTGTTGAAGAATCTCGTCTCGAGGGTTCACCAGTGGGTGAGGCGATCTCCGGTGTTGAAACCACCAAGGTGGAGCAAAGGCCGGCAGATGAGACGAGTTCCGGTGtagaagaggcgagtgtgGAGGGTACAGCGTTGGGCGAGACGATTTCCGCTGTCGATTCCACCAACGCGGAGCAAGGGCCGGCAGATGAGTCGAGCTCCGGTGTTGAAGAATCTCGTCTCGAGGGTTCACCAGTGGGTGAGGCGATCTCCGGTGTTGAAACCACCAAGGTGGAGCAAAGGCCGGCAGATGAGACGAGCTCCGGTGtagaagaggcgagtgtgGAGGGTACAGCGTTAGGCGAGACGATTTCCGCTGTTGATTCCGCCAACGCGGAGCAAGGGCCGGCAGATGAGACGAGCTCCGGTGTTGAAGAATCTCGTCTCGAGGGTTCACCAATGGGTGAGGCGATCTCCGGTGTTGAAACCACCAAGGTGGAGCAGCGGCCGGCAGATGAGACGAGCTCCGGTGtagaagaggcgagtgtgGAGGGTACAGCGTTAGGCGAGACGATTTCCGCTGTCGATTCCGCGGACGCGGAGCAAGAGCCGGCAGATGAGTCGAGCTCCGGTGTTGAAGAATCTCGTCTCGAGGGTTCACCAGTGGGTGAGGCGATCTCCGGTGTTGAAACCACCAAGGTGGAGCAAAGGCCGGCAGATGAGACGAGTTCCGGTGtagaagaggcgagtgtgGAGGGTACAGCGTTGGGCGAGACGATTTCCGCTGTCGATTCCACCAACGCGGAGCAACGGCCGGCAGATGAGTCGAGCTCCGGTGTTGAAGAATCTCGTCTCGAGGGTTCACCAGTGGGTGAGGCGATCTCCGGTGTTGAAACCACCAAGGTGGAGCAAAGGCCGGCAGCTGAGACGAGCTCCGGTGtagaagaggcgagtgtgGAGGGTACAGCGTTAGGCGAGACGATTTCCGCTGTTGATTCCGCGGACGCGGAACAAGGGCcggcaggagagacgagctccGGTGTTGAAGAATCTCGTCTCGAGGGTTCACCAATGGGTGAGGCCATCTCCGGTGTTGAAACCACCAAGGTGGAGCAGCGGGCGGCAGATGAGACGAGTTCCGGTGtagaagaggcgagtgtgGAGGGTACAGCGTTGGGCGAGACGATTTCCGCTGTTGATTCCACCAACGCGGAGCAAGAGCCGACAGGTGAGACGAGCTCCGGTGTTGAAGAATCTCGTCTCGAGGGTTCACCAATGAGTGAGCCGAGCTCCGGTGTTGGAACCACCAAGGTGGAGCAGCGGCCGGCAGATGAGACGAGTTCCGGTGtagaagaggcgagtgtCGAGGGTACAGCGTTGGGCGAGGCGATCTCCGGTGTTGAAACCACCAAGGTGGAGCAGCGGCCGGCAGATGAGACGAGCTCCGGTGtagaagaggcgagtgtgGAGGGTACAGCGTTAGGCGAGACGATTTCCGCTGTTGATTCCGCGGACGCGGAGCAAGAGCCGACAGGTGAGACGAGCTCCGGTGTTGAAAAATCTCGTCTCGAGGGTTCACCAATGAGTGAGCCGAGCTCCGGTGTTGGAACCACCAAGGTGGAGCAGCGGCCGGCAGATGAGACGAGTTCCGGTGtagaagaggcgagtgtCGAGGGTACAGCGTTGGGCGAGGCGATCTCCGGTGTTGAAACCACCAAGGTGGAGCAGCGGCCGGCAGATGAGACGAGCTCCGGTGtagaagaggcgagtgtgGAGGGTACAGCGTTAGGCGAGACGATTTCCGCTGTTGATTCCGCGGACGCGGAGCAAGGGCCGGCAGATGATTCGAGCTCCGGTGTTGAAGAATCTCGTCTCGAGGGTTCGCCAATGGGTGAGGCGATCTCCGGTGTTGAAACCACCAAGGTGGAGCAAAGGCCGGCAGATGAGACGAGCTCCGGTGtagaagaggcgagtgtgGAGGGTACAGCGTTGGGCGAGACGATTTCCGCTGTTGATTCCGCGGACGCGGAGCAAGGgccgacaggagagacgagctccGGTGTTGAAGAATCTCGTCTCGAGGGTTCACCAATGGGTGAGGCGATCTCCGGTGTTGAAACCACCAAGGTGGAGCAAAGGCCGGCAGATGAGACGAGTTCCGGTGtagaagaggcgagtgtgGAGGGCACAGCGTTAGGTGAGACGATTTCCGTTGTTGATTCCACCAACGCGGAGCAACGgccgacaggagagacgagctccGGTGTTGAAGAATCTCGTCTCGAGGGTTCACCAATGGGTGAGGCGATCTCCGGTGTTGAAACCACCAAGGTGGAGCAGCGGCCGGCAGATGAGACGAGCTCCGGTGtagaagaggcgagtgtgGAGGGTACAGCGTTGGGCGAGACGATTTCCGCTGTTGATTCCGCGGACGCGGAGCAAGGGCCGACAGGTGAGACGAGCTCCGGTGTTGAAGAATCTCGTGTCGAGAGTTCACCAATGAGTGAGCCGAGCTCCGGTGTTGAAACCACCAAGGTGGAGCAAAGGCCGGCAGATGAGACGAGTTCCGGTGtagaagaggcgagtgtgGAGGGTACAGCGTTGGGCGAGACGATTTCCGCTGTTGATTCCGCGGACGCGGAACAAGGGCcggcaggagagacgagctccGGTGTTGAAAAATCTCGTCTCGAGGGTTCACCAATGGGTGAGGCGATCTCCGGTGTTGAAACCACCAAGGTGGAGCAGCGGCCGGCAGATGAGACGAGTTCCGGTGtagaagaggcgagtgtgGAGGGTACAGCGTTGGGCGAGACGATTTCCGCTGTTGATTCCACCAACGCGGAGCAAGGgccgacaggagagacgagctccGGTGTTGAAGAATCTCGTCTCGAGGGTTCACCAGTGGGTGAGGCGATCTCCGGTGTTGAAACCACCAAGGTGGAGCAAAGGCCGGCAGATGAGACGAGCTCCGGTGtagaagaggcgagtgtgGAGGGTACAGCGTTGGGCGAGACGATTTCCGCTGTTGATTCCGCGGACGCGGAGCAAGGGCCGGCAGATGAGACGAGCTCCGGTGTAGACGAGGCGAGTGTGGAGGGCACAGCGTTAGGTGAGACGATTTCCGTTGTTGATTCCACCAACGCGGAGCAACGgccgacaggagagacgagctccGGTGTTGAAGAATCTCGTCTCGAGGGTTCACCAGTGGGTGAGGCGATCTCCGGTGTTGAAACCACCAAGGTGGAGCAAAGGCCGGCAGATGAGACGAGCTCCGGTGtagaagaggcgagtgtgGAGGGTACAGCGTTGGGCGAGACGATTTCCGCTGTTGATTCCGCGGACCCGGAGCAAGGGCCGACAGGTGAGACGAGCTCCGGTGTTGAAGAATCTCGTCTCGAGGGTTCACCAGTGGGTGAGGCGATCTCCGGTGTTGAAACCACCAAGGTGGAGCAAAGGCCGGCAGATGAGACGAGTTCCGGTGtagaagaggcgagtgtgGAGGGTACAGCGTTGGGCGAGACGATTTCCGCTGTTGATTCCGCGGACGCGGAGCAAGGGCCGACAGGTGAGACGAGCTCCGGTGTTGAAGAATCTCGTCTCGAGGGTTCACCAGTGGGTGAGGCGATCTCCGGTGTTGAAACCACCAAGGTGGAGCAGCGGCCGGCAGATGAGACGAGCTCCGTTGTAGCAAACGCTAATGGCGAAGGGGTACCAGTGGCTGGGACGACTAGGGATTCGCTTGACGCTCGTTAA